One genomic segment of Vibrio quintilis includes these proteins:
- a CDS encoding NRAMP family divalent metal transporter, translated as MENTVSYPSDQGTPLSRLMKSLGPGIMMAAAAVGGSHLVASTKAGAIYGWQLAVLILLVNLFKYPFFRAGIQYTMGTGECLVHGYARLGRFYLWVFMILTVVSSVINTAALTLFSASLLGYFIPFDLSGTILSVIVVVTCLVILLAGHYKALDTMSKMIMTVLTIATLMAVIIAFGHPAETVSQAPAPSPWTLAAIGFLVVTMGWMPAPIEISSITSVWLKNQCQRQAVTPKSALFDFNVGYIGTAILAIVFLALGALLLNGTGVELSKSGIGFTHQLVGMYAATIGEWSRYLIAIVAFFCIFGSTITVIDGYSRVIAESHHLIKQQQRSEAEKKQNHIVWMLIVSACALGILFFAKSALIPMLNFAMIMAFITTPFFALLNYILVTKTPLPEQLAVGPKLKYLSIAGLIYLFGFLGVFIWWKLFL; from the coding sequence ATGGAAAACACGGTTTCCTATCCCTCTGATCAGGGGACGCCACTTTCCAGGCTCATGAAATCTCTCGGGCCGGGCATCATGATGGCTGCTGCCGCAGTCGGAGGTTCACATCTGGTTGCTTCAACCAAAGCTGGTGCAATTTATGGCTGGCAACTCGCAGTACTGATTCTGCTCGTCAATCTGTTTAAATACCCTTTTTTCAGAGCTGGGATTCAGTACACCATGGGTACCGGAGAATGTCTGGTTCACGGTTATGCCCGTTTAGGCCGGTTTTATCTATGGGTGTTCATGATACTGACCGTGGTTTCAAGTGTGATTAATACTGCTGCACTCACCCTGTTCAGCGCCAGTCTGCTGGGCTATTTCATCCCCTTCGATCTATCCGGCACAATCCTGTCTGTGATTGTGGTTGTAACTTGCCTGGTGATCTTACTTGCCGGTCATTACAAGGCATTGGATACCATGTCAAAGATGATTATGACCGTGTTGACCATTGCCACCCTGATGGCAGTGATTATTGCCTTCGGCCACCCGGCTGAAACTGTATCACAAGCGCCAGCCCCTTCACCGTGGACACTGGCAGCCATCGGTTTCCTTGTCGTCACCATGGGCTGGATGCCTGCGCCTATTGAAATCTCAAGCATTACATCCGTCTGGCTGAAGAACCAGTGCCAGCGACAGGCTGTCACCCCAAAATCAGCACTGTTTGATTTTAATGTCGGCTACATTGGCACAGCCATTCTGGCAATCGTCTTTCTGGCTCTGGGTGCGCTGTTACTCAACGGAACAGGGGTTGAGTTATCCAAATCAGGCATTGGATTTACCCATCAACTGGTTGGTATGTATGCCGCAACGATAGGTGAATGGTCAAGATACCTGATCGCTATTGTCGCGTTCTTCTGTATTTTTGGCAGTACAATCACTGTGATTGATGGTTATTCACGCGTCATTGCAGAATCTCACCATTTAATCAAACAGCAACAGCGCTCCGAAGCTGAAAAAAAACAAAATCACATTGTCTGGATGCTGATCGTTTCTGCCTGTGCCTTGGGCATTTTATTCTTTGCTAAATCAGCATTAATCCCAATGCTGAACTTTGCAATGATCATGGCATTTATTACGACACCTTTCTTTGCACTGCTGAATTATATTCTTGTCACAAAAACACCATTGCCGGAACAGCTGGCTGTCGGACCCAAATTAAAATATCTGTCAATTGCAGGTCTTATCTATTTATTTGGATTTTTAGGTGTATTTATCTGGTGGAAATTATTTTTATAA
- a CDS encoding NAD-dependent succinate-semialdehyde dehydrogenase, with translation MAYSTTNPYTGELIQTYPNATNEEVGQAITQAHNAFLNWRETSFEFRASVLQKAADLLRQNKRKYAEVLTLEMGKLIAEAEAEVEISAQIMEYYVKHAEALLAPKIIESEDPAVKSASIVNEPLGVLLAIEPWNFPYYQIARILAPQLSAGNTLLLKHASNVPQCAATFEALMQEAGLPQGVFKNLYATRDQVEMIINDRRVHGVALTGSEGAGAIVASQAGRAMKKSTLELGGADAFVVLKDAELEKTVKWAVFGRHWNAGQVCVSSKRMIIADEIYDDFLKLYTQGVADLRVGDPMSPDTTLAPLSSQGAADEVKEKIEQAVAYGATAVQVGPKVPEQGAFVQPTILTNLTPDNPAYYWEFFGPVSMIFRAKDEDDAVRIANDSPFGLGGSVFGKNEAHAEKVAHRISTGMVYVNHPTAVKADLPFGGIKHSGYGRELLDLGLKEFVNHKLVAVTDIDGNF, from the coding sequence ATGGCCTACTCAACAACGAACCCTTATACCGGCGAACTGATTCAAACCTACCCAAACGCAACAAATGAAGAAGTCGGACAAGCGATTACTCAGGCGCACAACGCGTTTTTAAACTGGCGGGAAACCAGTTTTGAATTCAGAGCATCTGTTTTGCAGAAAGCCGCTGATCTACTGAGACAGAATAAAAGAAAATATGCAGAAGTTCTCACGCTGGAGATGGGCAAACTGATTGCAGAAGCGGAAGCAGAAGTCGAAATTTCAGCTCAGATCATGGAATATTATGTCAAACATGCAGAAGCATTACTGGCTCCCAAAATCATTGAATCTGAAGACCCGGCAGTCAAATCAGCCTCTATCGTCAACGAACCGCTTGGCGTATTACTGGCGATTGAACCATGGAATTTCCCTTACTACCAAATTGCCCGGATTCTGGCACCACAGCTTTCTGCCGGAAATACCCTGCTGCTGAAACACGCATCGAACGTACCACAGTGTGCAGCAACGTTTGAGGCATTGATGCAGGAAGCCGGTCTGCCGCAGGGCGTATTTAAGAACCTCTACGCCACCCGTGATCAGGTTGAAATGATTATCAATGACCGCCGGGTCCATGGTGTCGCGCTGACCGGCTCTGAAGGAGCCGGGGCAATTGTTGCTTCCCAGGCTGGCCGGGCTATGAAGAAATCAACGCTGGAACTTGGTGGCGCCGATGCATTTGTGGTCCTGAAAGATGCAGAACTGGAGAAAACGGTTAAATGGGCTGTCTTCGGTCGTCACTGGAATGCTGGACAGGTCTGTGTTTCATCCAAACGCATGATTATCGCCGACGAAATCTACGATGACTTCCTCAAGCTTTACACGCAAGGCGTTGCTGATCTGAGAGTTGGCGATCCTATGTCACCGGATACAACACTCGCACCGCTTTCATCTCAGGGCGCAGCTGATGAAGTCAAAGAGAAGATCGAACAAGCCGTGGCTTACGGTGCAACTGCAGTTCAGGTGGGTCCGAAAGTACCGGAGCAAGGTGCGTTTGTTCAGCCAACAATCCTGACCAATCTCACTCCGGATAATCCGGCTTATTACTGGGAATTCTTTGGTCCGGTTTCAATGATTTTCCGGGCGAAAGATGAAGATGATGCGGTACGCATCGCCAATGATTCACCATTCGGCCTTGGTGGCTCAGTGTTCGGAAAAAATGAAGCCCATGCAGAAAAAGTGGCACACCGGATTTCAACCGGCATGGTGTATGTCAATCATCCGACAGCGGTGAAAGCAGATTTACCATTCGGGGGCATCAAACACTCCGGTTACGGACGTGAACTGCTGGACCTCGGCTTAAAAGAGTTCGTTAACCATAAGCTCGTTGCAGTGACTGATATTGACGGGAATTTCTGA
- the rapA gene encoding RNA polymerase-associated protein RapA, with protein MTFALGQRWISDTESDLGLGTVVGLEERTVTLMFAASEENRVYARHDAPVTRVIFHSGDIVDSQEGWSLLIEQVNENDGILTYVGIRQDTQAQIELREVFLSHQIRFNKPQDKLFAGQVDRMDNFVLRYHALQNQYQQSKSPMRGLCGGRVGLIPHQLYIAQEVGRRHAPRVLLADEVGLGKTIEAGMIIHQQVLLGRAERVLIVVPETLQYQWLVEMMRRFNLHFSIFDEERCVESELDSPNPFDSQQYILCSLDFFRRYERRHQQALAVHWDLLVVDEAHHLEWQIDNPSPEYLMIEALAKQISGVLLLTATPEQLGRESHFARLRLLDPDRFYDFDAFIREEEQYIPVAEAVSALSEAKPLSDEAKNHIVELLSEQDVEPLFRIIDSNAGEDEKESARRELMNNLMDRHGTGRVLFRNTRASIQGFPQRRVHLEPQALPDAYQKIKYPEPDVQSEKRVLHTRLYPESIFQGILQMWWELDPRVDWLIEKAKTKRSEKILVIASRAATALDLEQALREREGIRATVFHEGMSILERDKASAYFAQEEGGAQVLICSEIGSEGRNFQFASQLVMFDLPMNPDLLEQRIGRLDRIGQKNDIDIHVPYLEGTAQETLAQWFHEGLNAFIETCPTGTAVFERFAGAVKEQLISGDASALEELISETRHLNQELKKELEHGRDRLLEMHSHGGDKAQKIVEKISAKDGDSELITFSFGLFDTIGLNQDDCGENSLVITPSEHMLVPSYPGLPSDGATVTFERDVALSREDIHFITWEHPMIQGGIDLIFSEGVGTSAVSLLKNKALPVGTVLLELIYVVDAQAPKKSGISRFLPKTPIRLMLDARGNDLSGQVEFEGFNRQLSPVNRHIANKLVTSVQNEVHQLIETSETMIEARVDLVRQEAQKEMETVLNEELERLLALKAVNPNIREDEITLLETQISELTTYIQRAQYQLDSLRLIMVSHNG; from the coding sequence ATGACTTTTGCGTTAGGGCAGCGTTGGATTAGTGATACAGAGAGTGACTTAGGATTAGGTACGGTTGTTGGATTAGAAGAAAGAACCGTGACGCTGATGTTTGCCGCATCAGAAGAAAACCGGGTTTATGCACGTCATGATGCGCCAGTTACCCGGGTGATTTTTCATTCGGGAGATATCGTTGATAGTCAGGAAGGATGGTCACTGCTGATCGAGCAGGTGAATGAAAATGACGGGATTTTGACGTATGTCGGGATTCGTCAGGATACACAAGCGCAGATCGAACTGCGGGAAGTATTTCTCAGCCATCAGATTCGTTTTAATAAACCTCAGGATAAGCTGTTTGCCGGTCAGGTTGACCGGATGGATAACTTTGTCCTGCGTTACCATGCGCTGCAAAACCAGTATCAGCAAAGCAAAAGTCCGATGCGTGGCCTGTGTGGCGGGCGGGTTGGCCTGATTCCTCATCAGCTTTATATTGCACAGGAAGTTGGCCGGCGTCATGCGCCCCGGGTACTTTTAGCGGACGAAGTCGGCTTAGGTAAAACCATTGAAGCCGGTATGATCATCCATCAGCAGGTTCTGCTGGGGCGTGCTGAAAGAGTCTTGATCGTTGTACCGGAAACGCTTCAGTATCAGTGGCTGGTTGAAATGATGCGGCGCTTCAATCTGCATTTCTCAATTTTTGATGAAGAACGCTGTGTTGAATCTGAGCTGGATAGTCCGAATCCTTTCGATTCCCAGCAATACATTCTTTGTTCTCTGGATTTCTTCCGCCGTTATGAAAGGCGCCATCAACAGGCGTTAGCAGTTCACTGGGATTTGCTGGTGGTCGATGAAGCCCATCATCTTGAATGGCAGATTGATAACCCAAGCCCTGAATATTTAATGATTGAAGCGCTGGCGAAACAGATTTCCGGCGTTTTATTGCTGACCGCAACGCCTGAACAACTGGGGCGTGAGAGTCACTTTGCCCGCTTGAGACTGCTTGATCCGGATCGCTTTTATGACTTTGATGCATTTATCCGGGAAGAAGAGCAGTACATCCCGGTAGCTGAGGCGGTGTCTGCACTATCTGAAGCCAAACCACTGTCTGATGAGGCCAAAAATCATATTGTTGAGCTGCTTTCTGAGCAGGATGTTGAGCCGTTATTCAGAATAATCGACAGTAATGCCGGAGAAGATGAAAAAGAGAGCGCCCGCAGAGAATTGATGAATAATCTGATGGACCGTCACGGAACCGGCCGGGTGCTGTTCCGGAATACCAGAGCATCGATTCAGGGCTTCCCGCAACGTCGGGTTCACCTGGAGCCACAGGCATTGCCGGATGCTTATCAGAAAATAAAGTACCCGGAGCCGGATGTTCAATCTGAAAAACGGGTGTTGCATACCCGGCTTTATCCTGAAAGTATTTTTCAGGGGATTCTGCAAATGTGGTGGGAGCTTGACCCCCGGGTTGACTGGCTGATAGAAAAAGCAAAAACCAAACGTTCAGAAAAAATTCTGGTGATTGCCTCCAGAGCTGCAACAGCACTGGATCTGGAGCAGGCACTGCGCGAGCGGGAAGGTATCCGTGCGACGGTTTTCCATGAAGGCATGTCAATTCTTGAAAGAGATAAAGCATCCGCTTATTTTGCGCAGGAAGAAGGCGGCGCTCAGGTGCTGATTTGTAGTGAGATTGGCTCGGAAGGGCGGAATTTCCAGTTTGCCAGCCAGTTGGTGATGTTTGATCTGCCGATGAATCCGGATCTGCTGGAGCAACGGATTGGCCGTTTAGACCGGATTGGCCAGAAAAACGATATTGATATTCATGTGCCTTATCTTGAAGGAACGGCACAGGAAACACTGGCTCAGTGGTTCCACGAAGGGCTGAATGCTTTTATTGAAACCTGTCCGACGGGGACCGCGGTGTTTGAACGCTTTGCCGGTGCTGTAAAGGAACAGCTGATTTCCGGAGACGCTTCTGCGTTGGAAGAGTTAATTTCAGAAACCCGTCATCTGAATCAGGAACTGAAAAAGGAACTTGAGCACGGGCGTGACCGGCTTCTGGAAATGCATTCTCATGGCGGTGATAAAGCGCAGAAAATCGTTGAGAAGATTTCTGCCAAAGACGGTGACAGCGAATTGATTACCTTCTCTTTTGGGCTGTTTGATACGATTGGCCTGAATCAGGATGATTGTGGTGAGAATTCACTCGTCATTACCCCTTCTGAGCATATGCTGGTGCCAAGTTATCCCGGTTTACCCAGTGATGGGGCAACCGTGACATTTGAGCGTGACGTTGCTTTATCCCGTGAAGATATTCATTTTATCACCTGGGAACATCCGATGATTCAGGGCGGTATTGATTTGATTTTCAGTGAGGGTGTCGGAACCTCTGCTGTGTCTCTGCTCAAGAACAAAGCGCTGCCTGTCGGAACGGTATTACTCGAACTGATTTATGTGGTGGATGCGCAGGCACCGAAGAAAAGCGGTATCAGCCGTTTCTTACCGAAAACGCCGATTCGTCTGATGCTGGATGCGCGCGGCAATGATTTGTCAGGTCAGGTTGAGTTTGAAGGCTTCAACCGGCAGCTGAGTCCGGTGAATCGTCACATTGCCAATAAGCTGGTGACGTCGGTGCAAAATGAAGTGCATCAGTTAATTGAAACCAGTGAAACAATGATTGAAGCGCGGGTTGATCTGGTGCGTCAGGAAGCACAGAAAGAGATGGAAACCGTGCTGAATGAAGAGCTGGAACGGCTGCTGGCACTGAAAGCGGTGAACCCGAATATCCGGGAGGATGAAATTACGCTGCTGGAAACGCAGATCTCGGAGCTGACTACTTATATTCAGCGGGCACAGTATCAGCTGGATTCATTGCGGTTGATTATGGTGTCACATAACGGCTGA
- a CDS encoding PhoH family protein, giving the protein MGDTERKLFVLDTNILLHEPLAIYSFQEHDVVIPMTVLEELDKIKDSKRDVARDARVAIRALESIFHDATPDEISEGIPISGTGSHSGTISILADFELQETVKAFADKAGDNRILNAVLYIQNKRAPRPVVLVTKDINMRLRAKGAGVLHVEDYRTDQLIDDIQYLTKGFQKCAGKFWDLVSEVESYNLDGTTYHTLDKEPLEPTFINQFLIDEDSDFVAQVHNIEGEKLTLKDMSRERMMHRKAWDITPKNVYQAMAMDALLDPEIDLVILTGAAGSGKTLLTLAAALEQTIEKGMFDKIIVTRNTPDIGESIGYLPGSEEEKMMPWLAAVTDTLEALHKHDHCTEGSLKYICDKANIQFKSINFMRGRSIQNAFVLLDECQNLTASQIKTIITRCGEGTKIVCSGNLAQIDSHYLTPVTSGLTYMVEQFKNFSASANIHLNGVVRSRLAKFAEENL; this is encoded by the coding sequence ATGGGCGATACCGAACGGAAACTGTTTGTCCTTGATACCAATATCCTGCTTCACGAGCCCCTGGCTATCTATTCCTTCCAAGAACATGATGTGGTCATCCCAATGACCGTCCTCGAAGAACTCGACAAAATCAAAGACAGTAAACGCGATGTTGCCAGAGATGCTCGGGTGGCAATCCGGGCACTTGAAAGCATTTTTCATGATGCCACCCCCGATGAAATTTCAGAAGGCATTCCGATTTCAGGCACCGGAAGTCACTCAGGTACGATTTCTATCCTGGCCGACTTTGAACTTCAGGAAACCGTTAAAGCCTTTGCCGATAAAGCCGGTGATAACCGTATCCTGAATGCCGTACTTTACATCCAGAATAAAAGAGCTCCCCGGCCGGTCGTTCTGGTGACCAAAGATATCAACATGCGGCTGCGGGCCAAAGGTGCTGGTGTGCTTCATGTGGAAGATTACCGGACCGATCAGCTGATTGATGATATTCAGTATCTGACCAAAGGATTTCAGAAGTGCGCCGGTAAATTCTGGGATTTAGTCTCAGAAGTTGAGAGCTATAACCTGGATGGCACGACCTACCATACACTCGACAAAGAACCTTTAGAACCAACCTTTATTAATCAATTCCTTATTGATGAAGACAGTGATTTTGTTGCACAGGTTCACAATATTGAAGGAGAAAAACTCACTCTGAAAGATATGAGCAGGGAGCGGATGATGCACCGGAAAGCCTGGGACATTACGCCGAAAAATGTCTATCAGGCGATGGCAATGGATGCCTTACTCGACCCGGAAATAGACCTTGTGATTCTGACCGGTGCTGCCGGTAGCGGAAAGACCTTGCTGACTCTGGCGGCCGCGCTGGAACAAACCATAGAAAAAGGGATGTTTGATAAAATCATCGTGACCCGGAATACGCCGGATATCGGAGAATCCATTGGTTACCTGCCTGGCTCTGAAGAAGAAAAAATGATGCCATGGCTGGCCGCAGTCACTGATACGCTGGAAGCTCTGCACAAGCATGATCACTGCACGGAAGGTTCACTCAAATACATCTGTGATAAAGCGAATATTCAGTTTAAATCCATCAACTTTATGCGGGGACGTTCGATTCAGAATGCATTTGTCCTGCTGGATGAATGTCAGAATCTAACAGCATCACAAATCAAAACCATCATTACCCGTTGTGGCGAAGGTACCAAAATCGTCTGTTCAGGTAATCTGGCTCAGATCGATTCACATTATCTGACACCAGTCACTTCCGGGCTGACTTATATGGTCGAGCAGTTTAAAAACTTCTCCGCCAGTGCCAATATTCACCTGAATGGCGTGGTCAGAAGTCGCCTTGCCAAATTTGCCGAAGAGAATTTATAG
- a CDS encoding ornithine carbamoyltransferase: MAFNLRNRNFLKLLDFTPVEIRFLLDLAAGLKNAKYTGTEQKKLSGKNIALIFEKSSTRTRCAFEVAAFDQGAQVSYIGPSGSQIGHKESMKDTARVLGRMYDGIQYRGYGQSIVEELGAYAGVPVWNGLTDEFHPTQILADFLTMQEHGQGKKLNEISFAYLGDARNNMGNSLMVGAAKMGMDIRLVAPKAFWPEDELVQQCRDIAESTGGTITLTEDVDAGVKGCDFLYTDVWVSMGESAEAWDERVAVMKPYQVTMDMLKKTGNPHVKFMHCLPAFHNDETTVGKEVAEKYGMNGLEVTEEVFESEHSVVFDEAENRMHTIKAVMVATLGA, encoded by the coding sequence ATGGCGTTTAATTTACGTAATCGTAACTTTCTCAAATTACTGGATTTCACACCTGTTGAGATCCGGTTTTTACTTGATCTGGCTGCCGGATTAAAAAATGCAAAATATACGGGAACAGAGCAGAAAAAACTCTCCGGGAAAAATATTGCGCTGATTTTTGAAAAATCATCAACCCGGACACGCTGTGCCTTTGAAGTTGCCGCATTTGATCAGGGAGCACAGGTTTCTTATATCGGCCCTTCAGGCTCACAGATTGGCCATAAAGAGTCGATGAAAGACACCGCCAGAGTACTCGGACGCATGTATGACGGTATTCAGTATCGTGGTTACGGACAGAGTATTGTCGAAGAACTTGGTGCCTATGCCGGTGTCCCGGTCTGGAATGGCTTAACGGATGAGTTTCACCCAACCCAGATTCTGGCGGACTTCTTAACCATGCAGGAACATGGTCAGGGCAAAAAGCTGAATGAAATCTCTTTCGCCTATCTTGGCGACGCCCGGAATAATATGGGGAATTCACTGATGGTTGGCGCCGCAAAAATGGGCATGGACATCCGGCTTGTCGCCCCCAAAGCATTCTGGCCTGAAGATGAACTGGTTCAACAGTGTCGCGACATTGCAGAATCAACCGGAGGCACCATTACTCTGACGGAAGATGTGGATGCCGGGGTGAAAGGATGCGACTTCCTGTATACCGATGTCTGGGTTTCCATGGGTGAGTCAGCTGAAGCCTGGGATGAACGGGTTGCCGTGATGAAACCTTATCAGGTCACTATGGATATGCTGAAAAAAACCGGTAATCCGCATGTAAAATTTATGCACTGTCTGCCAGCATTCCATAATGATGAAACAACCGTCGGTAAAGAAGTCGCTGAAAAATACGGCATGAATGGTCTGGAAGTCACCGAAGAAGTTTTTGAATCAGAACATTCCGTTGTGTTTGATGAGGCAGAAAATCGGATGCATACAATCAAAGCCGTCATGGTTGCGACACTCGGCGCCTGA
- the pyrB gene encoding aspartate carbamoyltransferase → MTNTLYKKHIISIPELSREELELIVQQAARLKAEPAPELIKGKVVASCFFEPSTRTRLSFETAIQRVGGSVIGFDNGGNTSLAKKGETLSDSVQVISSYVDAFVMRHPQEGAARLASEFSNGVPVINAGDGANQHPTQTLLDLFTISETQSQLDNLNIAFVGDLKYGRTVHSLTQALAKFKNNRFFFIAPDALAMPEYILEELDDAGIPFSLHTDMEEVIPQVDILYMTRVQKERFDESEYAHIRSAFILTAAHLKHARSNMKILHPLPRVDEITTDVDKTPHAYFFQQAENGVYAREALLSLVLNDTL, encoded by the coding sequence ATGACCAATACGCTTTATAAAAAGCATATCATCTCAATTCCGGAACTTTCCCGGGAAGAACTGGAGTTAATCGTTCAGCAAGCAGCTCGCCTGAAAGCAGAGCCCGCTCCTGAGTTGATAAAGGGAAAAGTTGTCGCAAGCTGTTTTTTTGAACCGTCAACCCGGACCCGGCTTTCTTTTGAAACGGCCATTCAGAGAGTGGGCGGCAGCGTGATCGGGTTTGATAATGGCGGCAACACTTCTCTGGCCAAGAAGGGAGAAACTTTATCTGACTCGGTTCAGGTGATTTCATCCTATGTGGATGCTTTTGTGATGCGCCACCCTCAGGAAGGTGCAGCCCGCCTGGCTTCCGAGTTTTCTAATGGTGTGCCGGTCATCAATGCCGGAGATGGTGCCAATCAGCATCCAACACAAACACTGCTGGATTTATTTACCATTTCAGAAACGCAAAGCCAGCTGGATAACCTGAACATAGCCTTTGTTGGTGACCTCAAATACGGGCGCACTGTTCACTCTTTAACTCAGGCTCTGGCCAAATTCAAAAACAATCGTTTTTTCTTTATTGCCCCCGATGCGTTAGCGATGCCTGAATATATTCTGGAAGAGCTCGACGATGCCGGCATCCCTTTCAGCCTGCATACAGATATGGAAGAAGTTATTCCTCAGGTTGATATTCTGTATATGACCCGGGTTCAGAAAGAACGCTTTGATGAGTCGGAATATGCACATATCCGTTCTGCGTTCATCTTAACGGCTGCGCATCTGAAACATGCCCGCTCAAATATGAAAATATTACACCCTCTGCCCCGGGTGGATGAAATTACGACAGATGTCGATAAAACACCTCATGCTTACTTCTTCCAGCAGGCTGAAAACGGCGTGTATGCAAGAGAAGCACTGCTTTCATTAGTATTGAATGACACTCTGTAA
- the pyrI gene encoding aspartate carbamoyltransferase regulatory subunit codes for MVKETQLQVEAIKNGTVIDHIPAQMGIKVLKLFEMHHSEQKVTIGLNLPSSALGAKDLLKIENTFITEAQARKLALYAPHATVNRIEDYEVVKKLALALPEKVNNVFSCPNSNCISHDEPVESSFNITNKNGEVRLKCKYCEKVFSREILTERL; via the coding sequence ATGGTAAAAGAGACACAATTGCAGGTAGAAGCCATCAAAAACGGAACCGTAATTGACCATATTCCGGCACAGATGGGTATCAAAGTTCTGAAGTTATTTGAAATGCATCATTCAGAGCAAAAAGTAACCATTGGCCTGAACCTTCCTTCCTCTGCTTTAGGCGCCAAAGATTTGCTCAAAATTGAAAACACATTTATTACCGAAGCTCAGGCCAGAAAGCTGGCACTTTACGCCCCTCACGCAACTGTAAACCGTATTGAGGATTATGAAGTGGTAAAGAAACTCGCACTGGCGCTGCCGGAAAAAGTCAACAATGTGTTCAGTTGCCCAAACTCTAACTGTATTTCCCATGATGAGCCGGTTGAAAGCAGTTTTAATATTACGAACAAAAATGGTGAAGTCAGACTCAAATGCAAATACTGTGAAAAGGTATTTTCAAGAGAGATATTGACTGAAAGATTATAA
- a CDS encoding RidA family protein yields MTKVLHTESAPAAIGPYVQGVDLGNMVMTSGQIPVNPATGEIPAEITAQARQSLENVKAIIESSGLKVSDIIKMTVFVKDLNDFGTVNEVYGKFFDEHDVAHYPARSCVEVARLPKDVGIEIEAIAVRQ; encoded by the coding sequence ATGACAAAAGTTCTTCATACTGAATCCGCCCCTGCGGCAATCGGTCCTTATGTTCAGGGCGTTGACTTAGGTAACATGGTGATGACTTCAGGACAAATCCCTGTGAATCCGGCTACCGGAGAAATTCCGGCAGAAATTACGGCTCAGGCTCGCCAGTCATTAGAAAACGTCAAAGCCATTATCGAATCTTCCGGGTTAAAGGTTTCAGATATCATCAAAATGACTGTCTTCGTGAAAGACCTGAATGATTTTGGGACAGTGAATGAAGTCTATGGCAAATTCTTCGACGAGCACGATGTCGCTCATTACCCTGCACGCTCTTGCGTTGAAGTGGCAAGATTACCGAAAGATGTCGGTATCGAAATTGAGGCCATTGCAGTTCGTCAATAA
- a CDS encoding 1-acylglycerol-3-phosphate O-acyltransferase: MIALVRVVIVAVLATLMFVLGCGYCLLFSPRNPKHVYTFGRLFARMSGIFGIQLELRIPEDFLKEPSQNIYIANHQSNWDMFTVSSAVTPKVVTVGKKSLAWLPLFGQLYWLTGNILIDRANRTKAKGTIDQVIDSLKKTDVSIWMFPEGTRSRGRGMLPFKTGAFHAAIGAGVPIVPIVCSSTGHLKLNRWNNGHVIVEIMKPVSTESYSRENVRQLAQHCQQLMKDKLEALDSEVEKLNHGQVKSNC, encoded by the coding sequence ATGATTGCATTGGTGCGTGTAGTAATTGTTGCTGTTCTGGCGACTTTGATGTTTGTTTTGGGATGTGGTTATTGTTTGCTGTTCAGCCCCCGTAATCCGAAACATGTTTATACTTTTGGGCGTCTTTTCGCACGGATGTCCGGAATATTTGGTATTCAGCTGGAACTGAGAATACCGGAAGATTTTCTGAAAGAACCCAGTCAGAATATTTATATTGCCAATCATCAGAGTAACTGGGATATGTTTACTGTGTCTTCAGCGGTGACGCCTAAAGTTGTGACGGTTGGTAAGAAGAGCCTTGCCTGGTTGCCTTTATTCGGACAACTGTACTGGCTAACCGGTAATATACTGATTGACCGGGCAAACCGGACAAAAGCAAAAGGTACCATTGATCAGGTCATTGATTCATTGAAAAAGACAGATGTGTCCATTTGGATGTTTCCTGAAGGTACACGCTCAAGAGGTCGGGGAATGCTACCTTTTAAAACAGGGGCTTTCCATGCGGCAATCGGGGCTGGCGTGCCAATCGTGCCGATTGTATGCAGTTCAACGGGGCATTTAAAACTGAATCGCTGGAATAACGGGCATGTCATTGTAGAAATAATGAAGCCGGTTTCAACTGAGTCATATAGCAGAGAAAATGTTCGTCAGTTGGCGCAGCATTGCCAGCAGCTCATGAAAGACAAGCTGGAAGCGCTTGATTCAGAAGTGGAAAAACTGAATCACGGGCAGGTGAAAAGCAATTGTTGA